A DNA window from Brassica napus cultivar Da-Ae chromosome A4, Da-Ae, whole genome shotgun sequence contains the following coding sequences:
- the LOC106450155 gene encoding probable hexosyltransferase MUCI70, translated as MPSSSSFSPILKNLTYIHEKPLNRKTEFGGSDFGGYPTLKQRRRSFNIKGSMSVHCGFVKGRQPGRGTGFDINEKDLLEMKRCRGIVVASTVFDAFDDVKSPSNISKYSEQTVCFFMFIDEKTESSLKRDKKFNRTTKKVGLWRVVVVHNLPYTDGRRNGKVPKLLVHRLFPNSRYSLWMDGKLDLVVDPHQILERFLWRENVTFAISRHYKRFDVFVEAEANKAAGKYANASIDFQVDFYKKEGLTPYSTAKLPITSDVPEGCVILREHVPISNLFTCLWFNEVDRFTSRDQISFSTVRDKIAARTKWNVSMFLDCQRRNFVVQRYHLADQEKLKKKPTPMAILPPPALVSSDLPRKLNNVSQVVSITQPKRRGRDKQLSARSQRKANLPTRSPEPA; from the exons ATGCCAAGCTCATCGTCGTTTTCCCCTATTCTTAAGAATCTAACATATATACATGAGAAGCCACTTAATCGGAAAACAGAGTTTGGAGGGTCAGATTTTGGCGGTTATCCGACTTTGAAACAAAGGAGAAGATCTTTTAACATCAAAGGATCAATGAGTGTGCATTGCGG ATTTGTCAAAGGACGTCAACCTGGAAGAGGAACAGGATTTGATATCAACGAGAAAGATCTTCTTGAAATGAAGCGGTGTCGAGGGATAGTTGTTGCTTCAACAGTATTTG ATGCTTTTGACGATGTGAAGAGCCCTAGCAATATTAGTAAATACTCCGAGCAAACGGTTTGCTTCTTCATGTTTATTGATGAGAAGACCGAATCAAGCTTGAAAAgagataaaaagtttaatagAACCACCAAGAAAGTAGGGTTATGGAGAGTTGTTGTTGTTCACAACCTTCCTTATACAGATGGAAGACGCAATGGAAAG GTACCAAAGCTTCTTGTCCATAGGCTGTTTCCGAATTCTCGGTATTCTTTATGGATGGATGGGAAACTGGACCTTGTGGTCGATCCACATCAAATTCTAGAGAG GTTCTTGTGGAGGGAGAATGTCACATTTGCAATCTCTAGACATTACAAACGGTTTGATGTATTTGTGGAAGCAGAAGCAAATAAAGCTGCGGGTAAATATGCCAATGCTTCAATAGATTTTCAAGTGGATTTCTACAAGAAAGAAGGTCTAACACCTTATTCTACAGCCAAGCTCCCAATAACAAGCG ATGTACCAGAAGGATGTGTCATTTTAAGAGAGCATGTTCCAATTAGCAATCTCTTTACTTGTCTTTGGTTCAATGAAGTTGATCGCTTCACTTCTAGAGATCAAATCAGTTTCTCAACAGTAAGAGACAAGATTGCTGCGAGAACAAAATGGAATGTGAGTATGTTTCTAGACTGCCAAAGACGCAACTTTGTGGTTCAG AGATATCATCTAGCGGATCAAGAGAAACTGAAGAAGAAACCAACTCCAATGGCCATACTCCCTCCACCGGCATTGGTCAGCAGCGATTTGCCTAGAAAGTTGAACAATGTGAGTCAAGTCGTGAGCATAACACAACCTAAAAGGCGAGGAAGAGATAAACAGTTAAGTGCAAGGAGTCAGAGAAAAGCTAATTTGCCTACAAGATCACCAGAGCCAGCTTAA